One genomic region from Mycobacterium basiliense encodes:
- a CDS encoding DUF58 domain-containing protein: protein MVLTGRTGLLALVCVLPIAVSPWPARAFAILLAALAIAVATDIVLAASTRRMRFTRSPDGSARLGQPVDAGLLIQNDGRRRFRGLVRDAWPPSARAEPRTHRVNIAAGDRQRVDTQLRPVRRGDQRAALVTARSIGPLGLAGRQSSQSVPGQVRVLPPFLSRKHLPSRLAKLREIDGLLPTLIRGQGTEFDSLREYVVGDDVRSIDWRASARRADVMVRTWRPERDRRVVIVLDTGRMAAGRVGVDPTAADPAGWPRLDWSMDAALLLAALASRAGDHVDFLAHDRVSRAAVFGASRTELLAQLVAAMAPLQPALVESDWRTMVATITRRTRRRSLVVLLTDLNATALDEGLLPVLPQLSAKHHVVVAAVADPRVDQLAIARSDAAAVYDAAAAERSRTERRTIASRLHQKGVEVVDAPPTDIAPALADRYLAMKATGRL from the coding sequence GTGGTCCTGACCGGACGAACCGGCCTGCTGGCGCTCGTCTGCGTCCTGCCGATCGCGGTGTCGCCCTGGCCGGCGAGAGCCTTCGCAATACTGCTGGCGGCGCTGGCGATCGCGGTGGCCACCGATATCGTGCTGGCGGCCAGCACGCGACGGATGCGTTTTACCCGTTCGCCGGACGGTTCGGCCCGGTTGGGCCAGCCGGTGGATGCCGGCCTGCTGATCCAAAACGACGGCCGGCGCCGCTTCCGGGGCCTGGTTCGCGACGCCTGGCCGCCCAGTGCACGCGCTGAACCACGCACCCACCGGGTCAACATCGCGGCCGGAGACCGCCAGCGCGTGGACACCCAGCTGCGGCCCGTCCGCCGCGGCGACCAACGCGCGGCCCTGGTCACGGCGCGATCGATCGGCCCCCTTGGCTTGGCTGGACGACAGAGTTCGCAGTCGGTGCCGGGACAGGTCCGGGTGCTGCCGCCATTCCTATCCCGCAAACACCTGCCGTCACGACTGGCCAAGCTGCGAGAAATCGACGGGCTATTGCCCACCCTGATACGAGGGCAGGGCACCGAATTCGACTCGCTTCGTGAGTACGTCGTCGGCGACGATGTCCGCTCGATCGACTGGCGCGCGAGCGCACGCCGGGCCGATGTGATGGTCCGCACGTGGCGCCCCGAGCGCGACCGGCGCGTTGTCATCGTGCTCGACACCGGGCGTATGGCGGCAGGACGGGTCGGTGTCGATCCCACCGCCGCCGATCCGGCCGGGTGGCCCCGGCTGGACTGGTCGATGGACGCCGCGCTGCTGCTGGCAGCGCTGGCGTCGCGGGCCGGCGATCACGTCGATTTCCTGGCCCACGACCGGGTGAGCCGAGCGGCGGTGTTCGGCGCGTCGCGCACCGAACTGCTGGCCCAGCTCGTGGCGGCGATGGCGCCGCTGCAGCCGGCGCTCGTTGAATCCGATTGGCGGACAATGGTTGCCACCATTACCCGGCGCACCCGCCGGCGCTCGCTGGTGGTTCTGCTGACGGACCTCAACGCCACCGCCCTCGACGAGGGACTCTTACCGGTACTGCCGCAGTTGTCGGCAAAACATCACGTAGTGGTCGCCGCGGTGGCAGACCCCCGCGTCGACCAGCTGGCCATCGCACGCTCCGACGCGGCGGCCGTGTACGACGCGGCGGCCGCAGAGCGCTCCCGCACTGAGCGCCGAACAATCGCGTCGCGCTTGCACCAGAAGGGAGTGGAGGTCGTCGATGCGCCCCCGACCGACATCGCACCCGCGCTCGCGGACCGGTACCTGGCGATGAAGGCGACGGGCCGGCTCTAG
- a CDS encoding GatB/YqeY domain-containing protein has product MAELKSRLRSDLTEAMKTQDKLRTATLRMLLAAIQTEEVSGKQSRELSDDEVLKVLAREARKRGESAEIYTQNGRGDLAANEHAEARVIDEYLPTPLTDAELADVADTAIAQVAEQIGQRPSMKQMGLVMKAATVIAEGKADGARLSTAVKERL; this is encoded by the coding sequence ATGGCGGAACTCAAATCCCGGCTTCGGTCGGACCTGACTGAGGCGATGAAGACGCAGGATAAATTGCGCACCGCGACCCTGCGCATGCTGCTCGCCGCGATCCAGACCGAGGAAGTGTCCGGCAAGCAGTCCCGGGAACTCTCCGATGACGAGGTGCTCAAGGTGCTGGCCAGGGAGGCTCGCAAGCGTGGCGAGTCCGCCGAGATCTACACCCAGAACGGGCGTGGCGATCTGGCCGCTAACGAGCACGCAGAGGCTCGAGTCATCGATGAGTATTTGCCGACTCCGCTCACCGACGCAGAGTTGGCCGATGTGGCCGACACCGCGATTGCTCAGGTGGCTGAGCAAATAGGACAACGGCCCAGCATGAAGCAGATGGGGCTGGTGATGAAGGCCGCCACCGTAATCGCCGAGGGTAAGGCGGACGGTGCCCGGTTGTCCACGGCGGTCAAAGAGCGGCTGTAG
- a CDS encoding DUF4350 domain-containing protein → MGAGPVTTQSAESAPGPTRRRRPWRGILLTLVAVALVASIGTYLTAPRPGGTMDPDGTNPSGAHALVTLLRNGGVEVVVAHTTADVERVARADSLLLVAQTQYLSDYALLHRLADTPSDLLLVEPTARTRRVLTPKLRIGSAHDFANQPDCPLRAANRAGRVHFGPSDAYLPKGDLTPMSCYGGALVRYRDAGRTITVVGSSHFMTNDGLLEEGNAALAMNLAGDRPRVVWFAPDRVEGETTSPGSIFDLIPANVTWIVWQLWLVVILVALWKGRRTGPLVAEDIPVVVRASETVEGRGRLYRSRRARDRAANALRTATLQRLLPRLGIGSSADPQAVALTVAQRSGANPGFVWYHLFGPPPTTDHELVQLARALDDIERQVTHS, encoded by the coding sequence GTGGGCGCAGGTCCGGTGACGACGCAAAGCGCCGAATCGGCGCCCGGACCCACCCGACGGCGGCGGCCGTGGCGTGGGATATTGCTCACCCTGGTGGCCGTTGCCCTGGTCGCCTCGATCGGTACCTATCTGACAGCCCCGCGACCCGGGGGCACGATGGACCCCGACGGCACCAACCCATCGGGCGCTCACGCCCTAGTCACGTTGCTGCGCAATGGCGGAGTGGAGGTCGTGGTCGCCCACACCACTGCCGATGTTGAACGGGTCGCACGTGCCGATTCGCTGCTGCTGGTGGCACAGACGCAGTATCTGTCCGACTACGCGCTGCTGCATCGGCTGGCAGACACTCCCAGCGATCTCCTACTGGTCGAACCCACCGCCAGGACCCGCAGGGTGCTAACCCCCAAGCTGCGCATCGGGAGCGCCCACGATTTCGCCAACCAGCCGGATTGTCCACTGCGAGCGGCTAATCGCGCCGGCCGAGTCCACTTCGGACCCAGCGATGCGTATCTACCCAAGGGGGATCTCACGCCGATGAGTTGCTATGGCGGGGCATTGGTTCGCTATCGCGACGCCGGTCGAACCATCACGGTGGTGGGCAGTAGCCATTTCATGACCAACGACGGATTGTTAGAGGAGGGCAATGCCGCGCTGGCGATGAACCTCGCTGGTGACCGACCCCGCGTCGTCTGGTTCGCGCCTGACCGCGTCGAGGGTGAAACAACTTCTCCTGGATCGATTTTCGATCTGATCCCGGCCAACGTGACGTGGATCGTCTGGCAGCTGTGGCTGGTCGTGATCCTGGTGGCACTGTGGAAGGGCCGACGGACGGGCCCGCTGGTGGCCGAGGACATACCCGTCGTCGTCCGCGCATCGGAAACCGTCGAGGGCCGCGGGCGGCTGTACCGATCGCGCCGAGCCCGGGACCGCGCCGCGAACGCACTGCGCACCGCCACATTGCAGCGCCTGCTGCCCCGGCTCGGTATCGGCTCCAGCGCGGATCCGCAAGCGGTAGCGCTGACGGTGGCGCAGCGTAGCGGCGCCAATCCGGGATTCGTTTGGTATCACCTGTTCGGTCCACCCCCAACCACCGACCATGAGCTGGTACAACTTGCCCGTGCACTCGACGACATCGAAAGGCAGGTCACACACTCGTGA
- a CDS encoding DUF4129 domain-containing protein, translated as MPSIDIDRDAAHELAQRELDKAIYPRDSLSKQLNDWVNELLYRLLTKASTVSGGWFTITVLLILLAIAVLVAVHIARRTIRTKRGGDYQLFEAGQLTAAQHRSTAERFAAEANWAAAIRHRLRAVARQLEETGVLNPAPGRTANELATDAGAALPHLSGELTQAATAFNDVTYGERPGTQTAYQLVADLDDHLRSRSTSASTVHQQPAALESWAQVR; from the coding sequence GTGCCCTCTATCGACATTGATCGTGACGCTGCGCACGAACTCGCACAGCGCGAACTCGACAAGGCCATCTACCCCAGGGATTCCCTGTCGAAACAGCTCAACGATTGGGTCAACGAGCTGCTGTACCGGCTGTTGACGAAGGCCTCCACGGTATCGGGAGGGTGGTTCACCATCACCGTGCTGCTTATCCTGCTGGCAATAGCGGTGCTGGTCGCCGTCCACATCGCCCGCCGCACCATCCGCACCAAACGTGGTGGCGATTACCAACTTTTCGAGGCCGGCCAGCTCACCGCGGCGCAACATCGCAGCACGGCCGAACGCTTTGCCGCCGAAGCCAATTGGGCCGCTGCGATCCGGCATCGGCTGCGCGCGGTCGCGCGGCAACTGGAGGAGACCGGCGTGCTCAATCCCGCGCCCGGGCGTACCGCCAACGAGTTGGCGACCGACGCGGGTGCTGCGCTACCTCATCTATCCGGGGAATTGACGCAGGCGGCAACGGCGTTCAACGACGTCACCTACGGCGAGCGGCCCGGAACTCAGACCGCCTACCAGCTGGTCGCAGACCTTGACGACCACCTGCGATCACGTTCCACCTCCGCATCGACGGTGCACCAACAGCCCGCCGCGCTTGAGTCGTGGGCGCAGGTCCGGTGA
- a CDS encoding type 1 glutamine amidotransferase domain-containing protein — protein MSNNLEGRRIAILAADGVEKIELEQPRAVLLQAGARVEVISLSPGEIQAREHDLEPAGRFSVDRAVADASVAEFDGLVLPGGTVNPDKLRLDSTAVAFVRDFVQSGKPVAAICHGPWTLVEADVAQGRTLTSYPSIRTDLRNAGADVVDEEVVVDRNLITSRSPADLPAFCAALVKQLGQVSVVSDVAN, from the coding sequence ATGTCAAACAACTTGGAAGGCAGGAGGATCGCCATCCTGGCTGCTGACGGAGTGGAGAAGATCGAGCTGGAGCAACCCCGGGCGGTGCTGCTTCAGGCCGGGGCCCGGGTCGAGGTGATATCGCTGTCCCCCGGTGAAATCCAAGCGCGCGAACACGATCTCGAACCGGCCGGGAGATTTTCGGTGGATCGCGCGGTTGCGGATGCATCGGTGGCTGAGTTCGATGGACTGGTACTGCCCGGTGGCACCGTGAACCCGGACAAGCTGCGTTTGGACAGCACCGCGGTCGCGTTCGTTCGCGACTTTGTCCAGTCCGGAAAGCCGGTCGCCGCCATCTGCCACGGGCCCTGGACGCTGGTGGAGGCCGATGTGGCCCAAGGGCGGACGTTGACCTCTTACCCGAGTATTCGCACCGACTTGCGCAACGCCGGTGCCGACGTGGTCGACGAGGAGGTGGTGGTGGACCGCAATCTGATCACCAGTCGGTCACCGGCCGACCTTCCCGCGTTCTGTGCGGCGCTCGTCAAGCAACTCGGACAGGTGTCCGTCGTTAGCGATGTGGCGAATTAG
- a CDS encoding stage II sporulation protein M, producing MDVDAFLLTHRPTWDRLDQLVKKRRSLTGVEIDELVELYQRVSTHLSMLRSVSSDSAVTGRLSSLVARARAAVTGAHAPLTSTFVRFWTVSFPVVAYRTWRWWLATAVAFFAVAALIAFWVAGSAEVQSIIGTPTEIDELVSHDVESYYSAHPATSFALQVWVNNSWVAAKCIAMSVVLGLPIPLVLFQNAANVGVIAGLMFHAGKGGLLLGLLIPHGLLELTAVFLAAATGMRLGWSVISPGDRPRGQVLAEQGRGVVSVAVGLVGVLLVSGLIEALVTPSPVPTFVRIAIGASAEAAFLFYIVYFGRRAAQAGETGDIEDAPDVVPTG from the coding sequence GTGGATGTCGACGCGTTCTTGCTGACCCACCGCCCTACCTGGGATCGGCTTGATCAGTTGGTCAAGAAGCGTCGCTCGCTGACCGGTGTCGAAATCGACGAGCTCGTCGAGCTCTACCAGCGGGTATCCACCCATCTGTCGATGCTGCGGTCGGTGTCGTCGGATTCGGCGGTCACCGGCCGACTTTCGAGCCTGGTCGCCCGCGCGCGTGCCGCGGTTACCGGTGCGCATGCCCCGCTGACGAGTACGTTCGTTCGCTTCTGGACGGTTTCCTTCCCCGTGGTGGCCTACCGCACCTGGCGCTGGTGGCTGGCAACCGCGGTGGCCTTCTTCGCTGTCGCGGCACTCATCGCTTTCTGGGTAGCGGGCAGCGCCGAGGTGCAATCCATCATCGGAACCCCCACTGAGATCGACGAATTGGTCAGTCATGACGTCGAGTCGTATTACAGCGCGCACCCCGCAACGTCGTTTGCACTGCAGGTCTGGGTGAACAATTCCTGGGTTGCGGCCAAGTGCATCGCGATGTCGGTGGTGCTGGGGCTGCCGATACCGCTGGTGCTCTTCCAGAACGCGGCAAACGTGGGAGTGATCGCCGGGCTGATGTTCCACGCCGGCAAGGGCGGCCTGCTGCTCGGGCTGCTCATTCCACATGGGCTGCTCGAGCTGACAGCGGTCTTCCTAGCGGCCGCAACCGGAATGCGGCTGGGGTGGTCGGTCATCTCGCCGGGCGACCGGCCACGTGGACAGGTGCTGGCCGAACAAGGTCGCGGGGTGGTGTCGGTTGCCGTGGGTCTGGTGGGGGTGCTGCTAGTTTCCGGGTTGATCGAAGCGTTGGTGACACCATCGCCGGTGCCGACATTCGTCAGGATCGCCATTGGCGCCAGTGCTGAGGCGGCGTTCTTGTTCTACATCGTCTACTTCGGACGGCGCGCGGCCCAAGCCGGTGAGACCGGCGACATCGAGGACGCACCCGACGTGGTCCCCACCGGCTGA
- a CDS encoding iron-containing redox enzyme family protein, producing MNADLADIEPSLPAGCGPLSIAVRRALTGPAPRDPFAHVSASVRDVDPGSLDLQLALYMCYELHYRGFAGVDPTWEWNPALLHLRAELERAFLAGIRRDVGRVEPGDTALVEMEKISIEPVDGTGPSYHLRDTGTWQQMREYFVHRSLYHLKEGDPHAWAIPRLTGGAKAAFVAIEFDEYGAGHGPRLHQQLFADLMEAAELDSTYLGYLDAVPAESLAAVNVMSLFGLHRRLRGAAIGHFAATEITSPPGSRRMLEALCRMEAPQECRTFYREHVEADAVHEQVVRINVVGDLIAREPQLERDVVFGIRAHALFENRLANSIMEPWLARQTSLRRSVT from the coding sequence ATAAACGCAGATCTAGCCGACATTGAACCTTCCTTGCCGGCGGGTTGCGGCCCGCTATCGATCGCCGTGCGTCGTGCCCTGACCGGCCCTGCCCCACGCGACCCGTTCGCCCACGTCAGCGCCTCGGTGCGCGATGTCGATCCGGGCAGCCTTGATCTGCAACTGGCCTTGTACATGTGCTACGAGCTGCACTACCGGGGCTTTGCCGGGGTCGATCCGACCTGGGAGTGGAACCCCGCGCTGCTCCATTTGCGCGCGGAATTGGAGCGGGCTTTTTTGGCAGGCATTCGCCGCGACGTTGGCCGCGTCGAACCGGGCGACACGGCGTTGGTCGAAATGGAAAAGATATCAATTGAACCCGTCGACGGAACCGGGCCGTCGTACCACCTGCGCGACACAGGGACGTGGCAGCAAATGCGCGAATACTTCGTGCATCGGTCCCTTTACCACCTCAAAGAGGGGGATCCGCACGCCTGGGCCATCCCCCGCCTGACGGGCGGCGCCAAGGCGGCATTTGTCGCGATTGAGTTCGACGAGTACGGCGCTGGCCACGGGCCCCGCCTGCATCAGCAGCTATTCGCCGATCTGATGGAGGCGGCCGAGCTGGATTCGACGTATCTCGGCTACCTCGATGCGGTGCCCGCCGAATCCCTGGCGGCAGTCAACGTTATGTCGTTGTTCGGGCTGCACCGACGGCTGCGCGGGGCGGCGATCGGACACTTCGCGGCCACGGAGATCACCTCCCCGCCGGGATCTCGGCGAATGCTAGAGGCATTGTGCCGGATGGAGGCGCCCCAGGAATGCCGCACCTTCTATCGCGAACACGTGGAGGCCGACGCGGTGCACGAGCAAGTGGTCCGCATCAACGTCGTGGGTGATCTCATCGCTCGCGAACCCCAACTGGAACGTGATGTTGTATTCGGGATCCGTGCACATGCGCTCTTCGAAAACCGCTTGGCCAACTCCATCATGGAGCCGTGGCTGGCCCGTCAAACGTCACTGCGACGATCGGTGACATAA
- a CDS encoding LLM class F420-dependent oxidoreductase, with translation MGVTHFGYTLMTEQSGPKDLVRHAVSAEDRGFDFLVCSDHFSPWLTAQGHAPNAWAVLGAVAYATRRVDLYSYVTCPTMRYHPAIVAQQAATVQILSDGRFTLGLGSGENLNEHVVGRGWPAVERRQDMLREAIKVIRELFGGRLVSWRGDYFQVDSARLWDLPDVPVGIGVAVGGSKAIEKFAKLGDHLIAVEPNAELVDAWHATRQASTGAGAGRVVGQIPVCWDPDRDAAIERAHDQFRWFAGGWGVNADLPTPAGFAAATQFVRPEDVAASIPCGPDLDTIVETVRPYWQAGFTHIALVQIGGQHQDAFFEQAAEPLLQALRTACE, from the coding sequence ATGGGTGTGACGCATTTTGGCTACACGCTGATGACCGAGCAAAGCGGGCCCAAAGACCTTGTTCGACATGCTGTTTCGGCCGAAGATCGGGGTTTTGACTTTCTGGTCTGCAGCGACCACTTTTCCCCGTGGCTGACGGCGCAAGGGCATGCGCCCAATGCCTGGGCGGTGCTGGGGGCGGTGGCATACGCGACTCGGCGGGTCGACCTCTACTCCTATGTGACGTGTCCGACGATGCGTTATCACCCGGCGATCGTGGCGCAGCAGGCCGCTACCGTGCAGATCCTTTCCGATGGTCGCTTCACGCTTGGGTTGGGCAGTGGCGAGAATCTCAACGAGCACGTCGTAGGTAGGGGCTGGCCCGCGGTTGAGCGGCGACAAGACATGCTGCGGGAGGCGATCAAGGTGATCCGCGAACTCTTCGGCGGCCGATTGGTGAGTTGGCGCGGCGACTACTTCCAAGTGGACTCGGCGCGACTATGGGACTTACCCGACGTCCCGGTTGGCATCGGAGTCGCCGTCGGGGGCTCGAAGGCCATCGAAAAATTCGCCAAACTGGGCGACCATCTAATCGCGGTGGAGCCCAACGCCGAACTCGTCGACGCCTGGCACGCAACGCGCCAAGCCTCGACTGGGGCCGGGGCGGGGCGGGTGGTCGGACAGATACCGGTGTGCTGGGACCCCGACCGTGACGCTGCCATCGAGCGTGCCCACGACCAGTTCCGGTGGTTCGCCGGCGGATGGGGGGTCAATGCCGATTTGCCGACGCCGGCCGGTTTCGCCGCCGCGACGCAGTTCGTGCGTCCCGAAGATGTCGCCGCGAGCATTCCGTGCGGGCCGGATCTGGACACCATCGTGGAGACGGTCAGGCCATATTGGCAGGCCGGGTTCACCCATATAGCCCTCGTCCAGATCGGTGGTCAGCACCAGGACGCTTTCTTCGAACAGGCCGCTGAACCGCTGCTGCAGGCGCTTCGGACGGCCTGCGAGTAG
- a CDS encoding AAA family ATPase: protein MTHPAPTQSPIADSAREALLGLRAEIAKAVVGQDGVISGLVIALLCRGHVLLEGVPGVAKTLMIRAMSAALQLEFKRVQFTPDLMPGDVTGSLVYDSHTAEFVFRPGPVFTNLLLADEINRTPPKTQAALLEAMEERQVSVEGEAKPLPNPFIVAATQNPIEYEGTYQLPEAQLDRFLLKLNVTLPTRDSEIAILGRHAHGFDPRDLSAIKPVAGPADLAAGREAVRQVLIGDEVLGYIVDIVGATRGSPALQLGVSPRGATALLATARSWAWLSGRNYVTPDDVKAMARPTLRHRIMLRPEAELEGATPDGVLDGILASVAVPR from the coding sequence GTGACACATCCGGCTCCCACCCAGTCCCCGATCGCGGATTCGGCACGTGAGGCGTTGCTGGGATTACGCGCCGAGATCGCTAAAGCCGTTGTCGGCCAGGACGGAGTGATCAGCGGGTTGGTCATCGCGCTGCTATGTCGGGGCCACGTCCTTTTGGAAGGTGTTCCCGGAGTGGCCAAGACGCTGATGATCCGAGCCATGTCCGCCGCGCTGCAGCTGGAGTTCAAGCGGGTGCAGTTCACCCCCGACCTGATGCCCGGCGATGTCACCGGTTCGCTCGTCTACGACTCCCACACCGCTGAATTCGTATTCCGACCGGGCCCGGTGTTCACCAATCTATTGCTCGCCGACGAGATCAACCGAACCCCACCGAAAACGCAGGCCGCGCTGCTCGAAGCGATGGAGGAGCGGCAGGTCAGCGTGGAAGGCGAGGCAAAGCCGCTGCCGAATCCGTTCATCGTCGCGGCGACGCAGAACCCCATCGAATACGAGGGCACCTATCAGCTGCCCGAGGCCCAGCTCGACCGTTTTCTGCTCAAACTGAACGTGACGCTGCCCACACGCGACTCCGAGATCGCAATTCTCGGCCGGCATGCCCATGGCTTCGATCCCCGCGATCTGTCGGCGATCAAGCCGGTGGCCGGACCGGCCGACCTGGCCGCCGGTCGTGAGGCGGTGCGTCAGGTACTCATCGGCGACGAGGTGCTGGGCTACATCGTCGATATCGTTGGGGCCACTCGCGGCTCCCCGGCATTGCAGCTGGGTGTTTCGCCGCGCGGGGCGACCGCGCTGCTGGCAACCGCCCGGTCCTGGGCGTGGCTGTCCGGGCGCAACTACGTAACTCCCGACGATGTAAAGGCCATGGCCCGCCCCACCCTGCGGCACCGGATCATGCTGCGCCCGGAGGCCGAGCTGGAGGGCGCCACGCCCGACGGCGTACTGGACGGCATACTGGCCTCCGTCGCGGTGCCCCGCTAG
- a CDS encoding HemK2/MTQ2 family protein methyltransferase: MTITAPDSTLPGAAVYQPQHDSHLLVEAMRRTGLIPRRRVLDLCTGSGFVAISAAVMGCASVTAFDICPHAVRCTRDNAVDAGVHVDIRHGSWTRAFACAPFEVVVSNPPYVPTPPACEMIPRSAGPSWAWDAGVGGRLVLDPLCESVSKLLCRGGSLLLVQSALADVQRSLVTLRETGMEASVIASQRIPLGPVLSARASWLRAEGLLPDGCQEEEIVVIRADKS; the protein is encoded by the coding sequence TTGACGATCACCGCCCCGGATTCCACCTTGCCCGGAGCTGCTGTTTACCAGCCGCAACATGATTCACATCTGCTTGTCGAAGCCATGCGACGGACGGGTCTGATTCCCCGGCGAAGGGTGCTCGACCTGTGCACGGGCAGCGGTTTCGTGGCAATCTCCGCCGCTGTCATGGGTTGTGCCAGCGTCACTGCCTTTGACATTTGTCCGCATGCGGTGCGCTGCACTCGCGATAATGCCGTGGATGCCGGGGTGCATGTCGACATTCGACATGGTTCGTGGACAAGGGCATTCGCTTGTGCACCATTCGAGGTGGTGGTGTCCAATCCGCCGTATGTGCCGACTCCGCCGGCATGCGAAATGATCCCGAGGTCGGCCGGTCCGTCGTGGGCATGGGACGCCGGGGTCGGTGGACGGCTAGTGCTGGATCCGCTGTGCGAATCGGTGTCAAAGCTGTTGTGTCGCGGCGGATCCCTACTGCTGGTGCAATCAGCACTGGCCGACGTACAGCGGTCGCTTGTCACTCTGCGGGAAACCGGAATGGAGGCTTCAGTTATTGCCTCGCAGCGGATTCCGCTGGGTCCGGTGCTGTCCGCGCGAGCGTCGTGGCTACGGGCGGAGGGTCTGCTGCCGGATGGCTGCCAAGAGGAGGAAATCGTGGTGATCCGGGCCGACAAATCATGA
- a CDS encoding CDGSH iron-sulfur domain-containing protein yields the protein MTTTRVQVVPKGPVLVSGPVRIETPGGRVVESDRFMVAICTCLRSKQYPLCDTSHRRCRPKPDPK from the coding sequence ATGACCACCACCCGCGTGCAGGTGGTACCAAAGGGACCGGTATTGGTGTCCGGACCCGTACGAATCGAGACGCCCGGCGGCAGAGTCGTGGAATCCGACCGATTCATGGTCGCGATCTGCACTTGTCTGCGCAGCAAGCAATATCCGCTGTGTGATACCAGCCACCGGCGGTGCCGGCCGAAGCCTGACCCGAAGTGA
- a CDS encoding RDD family protein, with protein MSEVVTGDAVVLDVQVAQLPVRAVGAIIDIVVMLTGYILGMTLWAATLSEFDDALTVAFLIIFTVLVLVGYPVAIETATRGRSVGKLAMGLRVVSDDGGPERFRQALFRALSSIVEIWMLLGSPAVICSMLSSKAKRVGDIFAGTIVVSERGPRLAPTPAMPPALAWWASSLQLAGLTPGQAEVARQFLSRATQLDPRLRDQMAYRIAGDVLSQIAPPPPPGTPPQLVLAAVLAERHRRELARLRPMGPPTMPHTAPAPWTPTAPQYPGWPPAPRQQNADPGGFSPPT; from the coding sequence ATGTCGGAGGTGGTAACCGGGGACGCCGTAGTGCTCGACGTCCAGGTCGCGCAGCTACCGGTGCGCGCGGTCGGCGCGATCATTGACATCGTTGTGATGCTCACCGGCTACATCCTCGGCATGACGTTGTGGGCGGCAACCCTGAGTGAGTTCGATGACGCGTTGACCGTCGCGTTTCTCATCATCTTCACGGTACTGGTGCTGGTCGGTTATCCAGTGGCCATAGAAACCGCCACCCGGGGCCGCTCGGTGGGCAAGCTTGCGATGGGTCTGCGCGTGGTGTCCGACGACGGCGGTCCAGAACGCTTCCGCCAAGCGCTGTTTCGCGCGCTGTCGTCGATCGTCGAGATCTGGATGCTGCTGGGCAGCCCTGCCGTGATCTGCAGCATGCTTTCGTCGAAGGCCAAACGCGTCGGCGACATATTCGCCGGCACCATCGTCGTGAGCGAGCGCGGTCCCCGGTTGGCGCCAACACCGGCGATGCCGCCGGCGCTGGCCTGGTGGGCGTCGTCGTTGCAACTCGCCGGGCTCACTCCCGGCCAGGCCGAGGTTGCACGCCAATTCCTTTCCCGTGCCACACAACTCGATCCCAGGTTGCGGGATCAGATGGCGTATCGGATCGCCGGCGATGTGCTGTCCCAGATCGCTCCACCACCCCCGCCGGGCACACCGCCGCAGCTGGTTCTCGCGGCCGTACTCGCCGAACGGCACCGCCGAGAACTGGCACGTCTGCGCCCCATGGGACCCCCCACGATGCCGCACACGGCACCGGCGCCCTGGACACCGACCGCCCCGCAATACCCGGGCTGGCCGCCCGCCCCGCGACAGCAGAATGCCGATCCCGGCGGCTTCTCGCCCCCGACCTAG